A genomic segment from Ramlibacter agri encodes:
- a CDS encoding tripartite tricarboxylate transporter substrate-binding protein: MIRRRAFARGIAAAAVVPMLGRAEESFPNRPVRLVVGLAPGGIADLTARIIAPRLAEILGHMVVVENRTGAGGAIATKYVAGSPADGYTLLMGFDGTHVTIPAANPHIGFDPVADFAPIGKVVDSPVLITAHSTFPANDFGEFIRLSRSALGTGIGPRVFDYGTSGVGSTGHLTMELLKLRLGFYAVHIPYRGGGDARAQVLARQIPLMLAAVPTTSGDIRAGVLKGLAVTSSKRSPALPKVPTLAELGFPELKDVDVNSWVGVLAPAKTPAPIVARLDAALRETVATPDVQNRLLNSGSTPVKSSPEIFGKQIAADFGQWKKVILQSKLSLDVG, encoded by the coding sequence GTGATCCGGCGCCGCGCCTTCGCCCGCGGCATTGCAGCCGCCGCGGTCGTCCCGATGCTGGGCCGCGCGGAGGAGAGTTTCCCGAACCGGCCGGTGAGGCTGGTGGTGGGCCTGGCGCCCGGCGGCATCGCCGACCTCACGGCGCGCATCATCGCGCCGCGGCTGGCGGAGATCCTGGGCCACATGGTGGTCGTGGAGAACCGCACCGGCGCCGGCGGCGCCATCGCCACCAAGTATGTCGCGGGCAGCCCGGCGGACGGCTACACGCTGCTGATGGGATTCGATGGCACGCACGTCACCATTCCCGCGGCCAACCCGCACATCGGCTTCGACCCGGTCGCGGATTTCGCGCCGATCGGCAAGGTGGTGGATTCGCCGGTGCTGATCACGGCGCATTCCACTTTCCCGGCCAATGATTTCGGCGAGTTCATTCGCCTGTCGCGCAGCGCGCTCGGCACCGGCATCGGCCCGCGCGTGTTCGACTACGGCACCTCGGGGGTAGGCAGCACGGGCCACCTCACGATGGAGCTGCTGAAGCTGCGGCTGGGCTTTTATGCGGTGCACATCCCCTACCGCGGCGGCGGCGACGCCCGCGCGCAGGTGCTGGCGCGCCAGATCCCGCTGATGCTGGCCGCGGTGCCCACGACTTCCGGCGACATCCGCGCCGGCGTGCTGAAAGGGCTGGCCGTCACCAGCTCGAAGCGTTCGCCCGCGCTGCCCAAGGTGCCGACGCTCGCGGAGCTGGGCTTCCCGGAGTTGAAGGACGTGGACGTGAACTCCTGGGTGGGCGTGCTCGCGCCGGCGAAGACGCCCGCGCCCATCGTCGCGCGGCTCGATGCGGCCTTGCGCGAGACCGTCGCGACGCCGGACGTGCAGAACCGCCTGCTGAATTCCGGCTCGACGCCGGTGAAGAGCTCGCCGGAGATCTTCGGCAAGCAGATCGCGGCGGATTTCGGGCAGTGGAAGAAGGTGATCCTGCAGTCGAAGCTGAGCCTGGACGTCGGCTGA
- a CDS encoding TauD/TfdA dioxygenase family protein — MAISYNPITPVLGAEVQGIDLATITVPQFAELYALWRQHHVLLLRGQRLTNDDFERFSAMLGELDPPPNQGAGRKSVPGHPNLYVVSNRKSATGEALGALGDGEAHWHTDMSYLERPPFASMLWSIELPAKGGDTWFASMPAALRSMPADLVRRISRLGIKHDGTYDSGGNVRLGLVANDDPTQSVGTVHPIVIVQPESGEHTLYLGRRRNAYIPGLPLEESERLLNIIWSYATAGSVTLCHHWRLGDVVLWNNLTTMHRRDAFPPDQIRTLHRSQIKGRYTLSAPIQQEAAQRQPEAA; from the coding sequence ATGGCCATCAGCTACAACCCCATCACGCCCGTGCTCGGCGCCGAAGTGCAGGGCATCGACCTGGCGACGATCACGGTGCCGCAGTTCGCCGAGCTGTATGCCCTCTGGCGCCAGCACCACGTGCTGCTGCTGCGCGGCCAGCGCCTGACCAACGACGACTTCGAACGCTTCTCCGCCATGCTGGGCGAGCTGGACCCGCCGCCCAACCAGGGCGCCGGCCGCAAGAGCGTGCCCGGCCACCCCAACCTGTACGTGGTGTCGAACCGCAAGTCCGCCACCGGCGAGGCGCTGGGCGCACTGGGCGACGGCGAGGCGCACTGGCACACCGACATGTCCTACCTGGAGCGGCCGCCGTTTGCTTCGATGCTGTGGTCCATCGAGCTGCCCGCCAAGGGCGGCGACACCTGGTTCGCCAGCATGCCGGCAGCGCTGCGCTCCATGCCGGCCGACCTGGTGCGCCGCATCAGCCGCCTGGGCATTAAGCACGACGGCACCTACGACAGCGGCGGCAACGTGCGCTTGGGGCTGGTCGCCAACGACGACCCGACCCAGTCGGTGGGCACCGTGCATCCGATCGTGATCGTGCAGCCCGAGTCCGGCGAGCACACGCTGTACCTGGGCCGGCGCCGCAACGCCTACATCCCCGGCCTGCCGCTGGAGGAATCCGAGCGGCTGCTGAACATCATCTGGAGCTACGCCACCGCCGGCTCGGTGACGCTGTGCCACCACTGGCGCCTGGGCGACGTGGTGCTGTGGAACAACCTCACCACCATGCACCGGCGCGACGCCTTCCCGCCGGACCAGATCCGCACCCTGCACCGCTCGCAGATCAAGGGCCGCTACACGCTGTCCGCGCCGATCCAGCAGGAAGCCGCGCAGCGGCAGCCGGAGGCCGCGTGA